The proteins below come from a single Oikeobacillus pervagus genomic window:
- a CDS encoding AAA domain-containing protein, whose amino-acid sequence MNQIVQLFEEWNEALQIEINELKKQGGHPFPVYGGRCVRSTEKGSIYLFSLHTDLLLQEGMPIQLQYEGQKIKGILLSCEMFQLAVEVEAYLGGMIEEATIRTEPWELMEKLMERLNESKQSKKKRMRIEQLLFPSNIDRHPHEKVKNALHEVILRAKYNRVTYLWGPPGTGKTYTLSRCAAWHYLKGRKILLLSHSNAAINVLLSEVERYLKKKQEWKQGDIIRYGTVHKDFASTHKELTMDFLIGQDEPRLFSRKLELERERNEVTKQLTTSKAYQVVQRFITIEEEWQKLRDKMKKYEETILEGVAIIGTTLSKATIDPLIYENSFDLVFVDEASMAYVPQLAFAASLGKHIIVCGDFKQLPPIAVSHHPLVNHWLKGDLFHRAGIVEALQKQDGHPQLFLLKKQRRMHPDISAFTNQYIYGGKVEDHSCVKALREKIVMKEPFAGKAAVMLNTHAKGHFSLKETHSYSRWNIWSSFLALQLIAIAKEKGIQSIGYITPYRAQAKWMNVCLSVFFREEWKNQSISAATVHKFQGSEREMILFDTVDSSPQQQAGRLLIHGESDRLINVAMTRAKGKYVFLGDEDFLERHISEEKPIRKLQQFFQKNHDVAQLHDRNELMQTIHPQLRFFTVEAEKYLFADMRRAEKEIIVALPPKNKGTKKLWSILMKKQNEVSIKILCKLKNIPLQKVEKQSVIMPFSFFIIDQKIFWIDPLGQGEMSIRLHSRKIIQLFWRMFDAKGNREEILHQVKSENGPSFIKRGERTLIDYLHIWDRCPVCEGKRSVKVTKNGYIRLECGNCLEGGFLSNRQLDDYLYKNGIECRKCYVQLQAEWKSNRLIAQCPHCSNQITLSSLSDKG is encoded by the coding sequence ATGAATCAAATTGTTCAATTATTCGAGGAGTGGAATGAGGCTCTTCAAATCGAAATCAATGAATTAAAAAAACAAGGTGGTCATCCTTTTCCTGTGTACGGTGGGCGTTGTGTTAGGTCAACTGAAAAAGGAAGTATCTATTTATTTTCGCTGCATACAGATTTACTTTTACAAGAGGGAATGCCGATTCAACTACAATATGAGGGACAAAAAATAAAAGGGATTTTGCTTTCATGTGAGATGTTTCAACTAGCGGTTGAAGTGGAGGCCTATTTGGGGGGAATGATCGAAGAAGCCACCATTAGGACAGAACCGTGGGAATTGATGGAAAAGTTAATGGAACGATTGAATGAAAGCAAACAGTCCAAGAAAAAAAGGATGAGAATCGAACAACTTCTATTCCCATCAAATATCGATCGCCACCCTCATGAAAAAGTAAAAAATGCCCTTCATGAAGTCATTTTACGAGCTAAATATAATCGTGTGACATATTTATGGGGGCCTCCTGGTACGGGAAAAACCTATACATTATCCCGATGTGCTGCTTGGCATTATTTGAAGGGAAGAAAAATACTGTTATTATCTCATAGTAATGCGGCGATCAATGTCTTGCTTTCCGAAGTAGAACGCTATTTAAAAAAGAAACAGGAATGGAAGCAAGGAGACATCATTCGCTACGGCACGGTCCATAAAGATTTCGCATCTACTCATAAAGAATTAACGATGGATTTCTTAATTGGTCAAGATGAACCACGATTATTTTCAAGAAAATTAGAGTTAGAAAGGGAGCGAAATGAAGTAACAAAGCAATTGACCACATCGAAAGCTTATCAAGTGGTCCAGCGCTTCATTACGATTGAAGAAGAATGGCAAAAACTTCGAGACAAAATGAAAAAATATGAAGAGACCATCTTAGAAGGGGTTGCGATCATCGGGACCACATTATCCAAAGCGACCATCGATCCCCTCATCTACGAAAATTCCTTTGATCTCGTATTCGTGGATGAAGCAAGTATGGCCTATGTTCCTCAGCTAGCCTTTGCCGCAAGCCTTGGGAAACATATCATCGTTTGTGGAGATTTCAAGCAACTTCCCCCGATTGCTGTATCCCATCATCCATTAGTGAACCATTGGTTGAAGGGGGATCTTTTTCACAGAGCAGGGATCGTGGAGGCGCTCCAAAAGCAAGACGGTCATCCCCAGTTATTTTTATTAAAAAAACAGCGGCGGATGCATCCGGATATTTCGGCCTTTACGAATCAATATATATATGGTGGGAAGGTGGAAGATCATTCCTGTGTAAAAGCTTTAAGAGAAAAAATTGTCATGAAAGAGCCGTTTGCAGGGAAGGCAGCTGTTATGCTAAATACTCATGCGAAAGGACATTTTTCTCTAAAGGAAACTCACTCTTATTCAAGATGGAATATTTGGTCCAGTTTTCTCGCCTTACAATTGATCGCCATTGCCAAGGAGAAGGGGATCCAATCGATTGGTTATATTACACCCTATCGTGCTCAAGCCAAATGGATGAATGTCTGCTTATCTGTATTTTTTAGAGAAGAATGGAAAAATCAATCCATTTCGGCCGCGACTGTTCATAAATTTCAAGGTTCTGAACGGGAGATGATTCTTTTTGATACGGTTGACAGTTCTCCTCAACAACAAGCGGGAAGGCTTCTGATCCATGGTGAAAGCGACAGACTCATAAATGTGGCGATGACAAGGGCGAAGGGGAAATATGTGTTTTTAGGAGATGAAGATTTCCTTGAACGACATATTTCAGAAGAAAAACCGATCCGAAAGCTGCAACAATTTTTTCAAAAAAATCACGATGTCGCTCAACTGCATGATAGGAATGAATTGATGCAAACGATCCATCCTCAATTACGTTTTTTTACAGTAGAAGCGGAAAAATATCTATTCGCTGATATGAGGAGAGCCGAAAAAGAAATCATTGTCGCCCTACCACCCAAAAATAAAGGAACGAAGAAACTATGGTCTATTTTAATGAAAAAACAAAATGAAGTGTCAATAAAAATATTATGTAAACTAAAAAACATACCACTTCAAAAAGTCGAAAAACAGTCGGTCATCATGCCTTTCTCATTTTTTATCATTGATCAAAAAATTTTTTGGATTGATCCATTAGGCCAAGGGGAAATGAGCATTCGTTTACATTCTCGCAAAATCATTCAATTGTTTTGGCGAATGTTTGATGCAAAAGGAAATCGAGAGGAAATCCTTCATCAAGTTAAAAGTGAAAACGGACCATCTTTCATTAAAAGGGGGGAGAGAACCCTTATAGATTATTTACACATATGGGATCGCTGTCCTGTATGTGAAGGAAAAAGGTCTGTAAAGGTAACGAAAAATGGATATATTCGTTTAGAATGTGGAAATTGTCTAGAAGGCGGATTTCTTTCTAACAGGCAACTTGATGACTATTTATATAAGAATGGAATCGAATGTAGGAAATGCTATGTACAGCTTCAAGCTGAATGGAAATCCAATCGACTCATCGCTCAATGTCCACATTGTTCAAATCAAATCACACTTTCTTCCCTAAGTGACAAGGGATAA
- the sspO gene encoding small acid-soluble spore protein O, whose translation MGKRKANHVNSNTMNAAKAQGMGAGYNEEFANEPLSEMQKQNNKKRKKKQ comes from the coding sequence ATGGGAAAGAGAAAAGCGAACCACGTGAATTCCAATACCATGAACGCAGCTAAAGCCCAAGGAATGGGTGCAGGCTATAATGAAGAATTCGCCAATGAACCATTAAGTGAAATGCAAAAGCAAAATAATAAAAAACGGAAGAAGAAACAATGA
- a CDS encoding SPFH domain-containing protein, translating into MNERKAWYMNGFLGILLVVALLLIGAYLFFQGIIMGILLAVIGIVLATGITVIQPNQSQVLIFFGRYLGSIRESGLFLTIPLTFRRTVSLRVRNFNSKKLKVNDVEGNPIEIAAVIVFKVVDSAKAIFDVDQYEGFVEIQSETAIRAVATRYPYDTFGDNHLTLRGNADVVSKELAEELQDRLKVAGVEVMEARLTHLAYSTEIASAMLQRQQAAAILSARQIIVEGAVSMAKMAVEQLDKEALLELDEERKAQMVNNLMIAIISDRGTQPVMNTGSLY; encoded by the coding sequence ATGAATGAAAGAAAAGCTTGGTATATGAATGGATTTCTAGGTATCTTATTGGTTGTGGCCCTCCTTCTTATCGGAGCTTACCTCTTTTTTCAAGGGATAATCATGGGCATTCTCCTTGCTGTGATCGGCATTGTACTCGCAACCGGAATTACCGTCATTCAACCAAACCAGTCACAGGTGTTAATTTTCTTCGGGCGTTATTTAGGAAGCATTCGAGAAAGTGGTTTATTTTTGACCATTCCCCTCACATTTCGCCGCACTGTTTCTTTACGGGTACGAAATTTTAATAGTAAGAAACTGAAAGTCAATGATGTGGAAGGAAATCCGATTGAAATTGCAGCGGTAATTGTGTTTAAAGTCGTTGATTCTGCGAAAGCAATCTTCGACGTTGACCAATATGAAGGGTTTGTTGAAATTCAAAGCGAGACCGCGATTCGTGCCGTTGCGACAAGATATCCCTATGACACGTTCGGAGATAATCATTTAACTTTGCGAGGAAATGCCGATGTAGTTTCAAAAGAACTAGCTGAGGAATTACAGGATCGTCTAAAAGTAGCAGGAGTTGAAGTAATGGAAGCTCGTCTAACTCATCTCGCCTATTCCACTGAAATTGCCAGTGCGATGTTACAAAGACAACAAGCGGCTGCTATTCTTTCAGCTCGCCAAATCATTGTGGAAGGAGCGGTTTCCATGGCAAAAATGGCCGTGGAACAGCTTGACAAAGAAGCCCTATTAGAGTTAGATGAAGAGAGAAAAGCACAAATGGTAAATAATTTAATGATTGCCATTATTTCTGATCGAGGAACACAACCGGTAATGAATACCGGAAGTTTATATTAA
- a CDS encoding small acid-soluble spore protein P, with protein MTNKNDGKDMRKNAPKGNQSGQPEPLSGSHKVKNRNHTRQKNNQGHDM; from the coding sequence ATGACAAACAAAAACGACGGCAAAGATATGCGAAAAAACGCTCCAAAAGGGAATCAATCAGGTCAACCAGAACCATTAAGCGGGTCTCATAAAGTGAAAAATCGCAATCATACTCGCCAAAAAAATAATCAAGGACATGATATGTAA
- the selD gene encoding selenide, water dikinase SelD, whose product MSEEEKLRLTQFSSKAGUGCKLSPSDLTQVLCQLPKPPQVPQLLVGNETSDDAGIYQLTDEIALVQTIDYFTPIVDDPYLFGQIAAANALSDVFAMGGTPKTALNIVGFPVKKLGADVLAEILKGAADKVHEANAVTVGGHSIDDQEPKFGLAVTGIVHPEKFWKNTGAKCGDVLVLTKPIGVGIMTTGIKRGVVSTEQEQQVITVMSELNKQAAELLHSFHPHAVTDVTGFGLLGHASEMAQGSQVTFEIEYSRIPQLDGTFNLCEQGVVPGGSKANQQFVNEMVECDASLSISEQLILCDAITSGGLLISLPMDEAKEYVDQLKELGNQYVSIIGNVTGKKEKAIIVKP is encoded by the coding sequence ATGAGTGAAGAAGAAAAGCTTCGTTTAACTCAATTTTCTTCAAAAGCTGGCTGAGGTTGCAAACTGAGTCCTAGTGACTTGACACAAGTTTTGTGTCAATTACCAAAACCACCTCAAGTACCACAGTTACTTGTAGGGAATGAAACATCAGATGATGCGGGTATTTATCAATTGACAGACGAAATCGCTTTAGTGCAAACCATTGATTATTTTACACCTATAGTCGATGACCCTTATTTATTTGGGCAAATTGCCGCAGCAAACGCCCTCAGTGACGTCTTTGCCATGGGTGGAACTCCAAAAACGGCATTAAATATTGTAGGCTTCCCTGTCAAAAAATTAGGAGCGGACGTGTTAGCAGAAATTTTAAAGGGGGCTGCAGATAAAGTTCATGAAGCAAATGCTGTAACAGTTGGGGGTCATTCTATCGATGATCAAGAGCCTAAATTTGGCCTTGCTGTGACGGGGATTGTTCATCCGGAGAAATTTTGGAAAAACACTGGTGCAAAATGTGGGGATGTACTCGTTTTAACGAAACCAATTGGTGTTGGTATAATGACGACAGGAATTAAACGAGGGGTCGTATCCACTGAGCAGGAACAGCAAGTCATCACGGTGATGTCAGAATTAAACAAACAAGCGGCCGAGCTATTACACTCCTTCCATCCGCATGCTGTAACAGATGTAACAGGCTTCGGATTACTTGGTCATGCAAGCGAAATGGCTCAAGGCAGTCAAGTTACCTTTGAAATAGAATACTCACGTATCCCTCAATTAGACGGGACTTTCAATTTATGTGAACAAGGGGTAGTACCAGGCGGTTCGAAAGCTAATCAACAGTTTGTCAACGAGATGGTAGAATGTGACGCCTCTCTATCCATATCCGAACAATTGATTCTTTGTGATGCAATCACTTCAGGTGGATTACTAATTAGTTTGCCAATGGATGAAGCGAAAGAATATGTAGATCAATTAAAGGAACTGGGCAATCAGTATGTGTCGATTATCGGAAATGTAACGGGGAAAAAAGAAAAAGCAATCATCGTAAAACCATAG
- a CDS encoding toxin-antitoxin system HicB family antitoxin — translation MAKKKNFPLRIDPALYAIIEQWAQDEFRSVNGHIEFLLREAARREGRLTRKQRMEEEKE, via the coding sequence ATGGCAAAAAAGAAGAACTTCCCACTTCGAATCGATCCCGCATTGTATGCAATCATCGAACAATGGGCCCAAGATGAATTTCGAAGTGTCAACGGTCATATTGAATTTTTATTAAGAGAGGCCGCAAGACGAGAAGGACGATTAACAAGAAAACAACGAATGGAAGAAGAAAAAGAATAA
- a CDS encoding Hsp20/alpha crystallin family protein translates to MNHHQFCPNDWELWMKKMFLDPISTLLDETQFRLDLFETTNDIIVEVCTETFHIKEIWIKCEKDRLYIKMDPGSDQERARSVQFPFDLSNHLITAKYEQDWLEIFIDKNPSNESICNEIKIRRNPR, encoded by the coding sequence ATGAATCATCATCAATTTTGTCCGAATGATTGGGAATTGTGGATGAAAAAGATGTTTCTTGACCCTATTTCAACGCTTCTCGATGAAACACAGTTCCGTCTTGATTTATTTGAGACTACGAATGACATCATCGTGGAAGTTTGTACAGAAACCTTCCACATCAAGGAAATATGGATAAAATGTGAGAAAGACCGTTTATATATTAAGATGGATCCTGGATCTGATCAGGAGCGAGCAAGATCCGTTCAATTTCCTTTCGATTTATCGAATCATCTCATTACAGCGAAATACGAACAGGATTGGTTAGAAATTTTTATCGATAAGAACCCATCTAACGAGTCAATATGTAACGAAATCAAGATTCGAAGGAATCCTAGATGA
- the acnA gene encoding aconitate hydratase AcnA, producing MTKNDVFNARAHFDLNGKRYNYYRLSALQEAGVADISRLPYSIKVLLESVLRQYDGRVITKEHVENLAKWGSDAVKDAEVPFKPSRVILQDFTGVPAVVDLASLRKAMADMGGSADMINPEIPVDLVIDHSVQVDQYGSQEALQRNMDLEFERNAERYKFLSWATKAFDNYRAVPPATGIVHQVNLEYLASVVHAVESENGELETYPDTLVGTDSHTTMINGIGVLGWGVGGIEAEAGMLGQPSYFPIPEVIGVKLTGELPNGATATDLALKVTQVLRQRGVVGKFVEYFGAGVSSLPLADRATIANMAPEYGATCGFFPVDAESLGYLRLTGRDEEHVQVVEQYLKENNMFFTPDNEDPVYTDVVEINLAEIEPNLSGPKRPQDLIPLSKMQQSFVDAINAPQGNQGFGLSSDELNKTATVKFENGEEVEMKTGAVGIAAITSCTNTSNPYVLVGAGLVAKKAVELGMEVPKYVKTSLAPGSKVVTGYLQNSGLQTYLDQIGFNTVGYGCTTCIGNSGPLKPEIEKAISESDLLVTSVLSGNRNFEGRIHPLVKGNYLASPPLVVAYALAGTVNIDLQNDPIGKGKDGQDVFFKDIWPTTEEINEVVKRTVTPELFRKEYERVFEDNARWNEIKTNNDPLYTWDEDSTYIANPPFFEGLSAELREIKSLTGLRVVGKFGDSVTTDHISPAGAIGKDTPAGKYLRAKGVEIRDFNSYGSRRGNHEVMMRGTFANIRIRNQIAPGTEGGYTTYWPTGEVMAIYDACMKYQQDGTGLAVLAGKDYGMGSSRDWAAKGTNLLGIKTVIAESYERIHRSNLVMMGVLPLQFKQGENAETLGLSGKETIEVQIDENVKPRDIVKVTATDENGKKTEFEALVRFDSDVEVDYYRHGGILQMVLRRKFKQVNA from the coding sequence ATGACAAAGAACGATGTGTTTAACGCCCGTGCTCATTTTGATTTAAATGGCAAACGTTATAACTATTACCGGTTATCAGCACTTCAAGAAGCTGGTGTGGCAGATATTTCCCGCTTGCCATATTCCATTAAAGTGTTACTTGAATCTGTTCTTCGCCAATATGACGGTCGTGTCATTACGAAAGAACATGTTGAAAATTTAGCTAAATGGGGTTCTGATGCAGTAAAAGACGCAGAAGTACCATTCAAGCCTTCACGTGTTATTTTACAAGACTTTACAGGGGTTCCTGCAGTTGTAGATTTAGCGTCATTACGTAAAGCAATGGCAGATATGGGTGGAAGTGCAGACATGATCAACCCTGAAATTCCAGTTGATCTAGTTATTGACCACTCTGTACAAGTTGACCAATACGGTTCACAAGAAGCTTTACAAAGAAATATGGATTTAGAATTTGAACGTAATGCTGAGCGTTATAAATTTTTAAGCTGGGCTACTAAAGCATTCGATAACTATCGTGCTGTTCCTCCAGCAACAGGTATCGTTCACCAAGTAAACTTGGAATACCTAGCAAGTGTTGTTCATGCAGTTGAATCTGAAAATGGTGAACTTGAAACATATCCAGATACATTAGTTGGTACAGACTCTCATACAACGATGATCAACGGAATCGGTGTTCTTGGATGGGGTGTTGGTGGTATCGAAGCTGAAGCAGGAATGCTTGGTCAACCTTCATATTTCCCAATTCCAGAAGTAATCGGGGTAAAATTAACTGGAGAGCTTCCAAATGGAGCAACTGCAACAGACTTAGCTCTTAAAGTCACTCAAGTGTTACGTCAAAGAGGCGTTGTAGGTAAATTTGTTGAGTACTTCGGAGCAGGAGTATCTAGCCTTCCATTAGCAGACCGTGCAACAATTGCTAACATGGCACCTGAATATGGAGCAACTTGTGGATTCTTCCCAGTTGACGCTGAATCTCTTGGATACCTACGTTTAACTGGTCGTGACGAAGAACACGTTCAAGTTGTAGAACAATATTTAAAAGAAAATAACATGTTCTTTACTCCTGACAATGAAGATCCTGTTTATACAGATGTAGTAGAAATTAATCTTGCTGAAATTGAACCAAACCTTTCTGGTCCAAAACGTCCACAAGATTTAATTCCACTTTCAAAAATGCAACAATCCTTTGTAGATGCAATCAATGCACCTCAAGGAAACCAAGGTTTCGGATTATCATCTGATGAGTTAAACAAAACAGCTACAGTGAAATTCGAAAACGGAGAAGAAGTGGAAATGAAAACAGGTGCTGTTGGAATTGCAGCGATCACTTCCTGTACAAACACTTCTAACCCATATGTACTAGTGGGTGCTGGTTTAGTTGCGAAAAAAGCTGTTGAATTAGGAATGGAAGTACCGAAATATGTTAAAACATCTCTAGCACCTGGTTCAAAGGTTGTTACAGGTTACTTACAAAATTCCGGACTTCAAACTTACCTAGACCAAATTGGATTTAATACTGTCGGATATGGTTGTACAACATGTATCGGTAACTCTGGTCCATTGAAACCAGAAATTGAAAAAGCCATTTCTGAATCCGATCTATTAGTTACTTCTGTTCTTTCTGGTAACCGTAACTTTGAAGGTCGTATCCATCCACTAGTAAAAGGAAACTACTTAGCTTCACCACCATTAGTAGTTGCTTATGCATTAGCTGGAACTGTGAATATTGATCTTCAAAATGACCCGATCGGTAAAGGAAAAGATGGTCAAGATGTATTCTTCAAAGACATTTGGCCAACAACTGAAGAAATTAACGAAGTAGTAAAACGTACAGTAACACCAGAATTATTCCGTAAAGAATATGAGCGCGTATTTGAAGATAACGCTCGTTGGAATGAAATCAAAACAAACAATGACCCACTTTACACTTGGGATGAGGACTCTACTTATATTGCAAATCCTCCATTCTTTGAAGGATTATCAGCAGAACTTAGAGAAATCAAATCACTTACTGGCTTACGTGTCGTTGGTAAATTTGGTGATTCTGTTACAACTGACCATATTTCACCAGCAGGAGCGATTGGTAAAGATACTCCAGCAGGTAAATATTTACGTGCAAAAGGTGTTGAAATCCGTGACTTCAACTCTTACGGATCTCGTCGTGGTAACCACGAAGTTATGATGCGTGGAACATTTGCAAACATCCGTATTCGTAATCAAATCGCACCAGGAACAGAAGGTGGATACACAACTTACTGGCCAACTGGTGAAGTAATGGCTATTTACGATGCATGTATGAAATATCAACAAGATGGTACAGGTTTAGCTGTTCTTGCAGGAAAAGATTACGGAATGGGATCATCTCGTGACTGGGCTGCAAAAGGAACAAACCTTCTTGGAATTAAAACAGTCATCGCTGAAAGTTATGAACGTATTCACCGTTCTAACCTTGTCATGATGGGTGTATTACCACTTCAATTCAAACAAGGTGAAAACGCTGAAACTTTAGGCTTAAGCGGTAAAGAAACGATCGAAGTTCAAATTGACGAAAACGTAAAACCACGTGATATCGTGAAAGTTACAGCTACTGACGAAAATGGTAAGAAGACAGAATTTGAAGCACTTGTACGCTTTGATTCAGATGTTGAAGTTGACTACTATCGTCATGGTGGTATTTTACAAATGGTATTACGCAGAAAATTTAAGCAAGTTAACGCTTAA
- the selA gene encoding L-seryl-tRNA(Sec) selenium transferase, with protein sequence MKEFVRHIPPIHEIQHHQEWRQLKREFRVEDGILTNTIRTSLQEIRTQLLNESWTGPMPGTSDFEGVLFQYIRKVLTVKFSYTLRRVLNATGTVLHTNLGRARLSEESISHVVATAKNYNNLEYQISEGRRGSRHDHISTLLCEITGAEAAMVVNNNAAAVYLILTALAKNKEVVVSRGQLVEIGGSFRVSSIMEESGAKLVEVGTTNKTHLRDFEQAITEECAMVMKVHTSNFVIKGFTAKVDSNQLAKLCKKKQVLFYEDLGSGLLYDLQSHGIGKEPTVMEVLQTGVDVVSFSGDKLLGGPQAGIIIGKKTIIDRLKHHQLARVVRVDKMTLAALEGTLMHYVKGEIKKIPTFRSLFMKPTELYERSSQFLQRLAEENITGRVKEEISQVGGGTMPDVEIPTFVLALQHPQISAQEWEKNLRMGDPAVIVRIQREEVILDLRTIEEGEEEELLFRCLVETV encoded by the coding sequence GTGAAGGAGTTTGTTAGGCATATACCTCCGATACATGAGATACAACATCATCAGGAGTGGAGGCAATTAAAGCGAGAATTTCGGGTGGAGGATGGAATTTTAACGAATACTATTCGAACGAGTCTTCAAGAAATACGCACTCAACTTTTAAATGAAAGTTGGACAGGTCCAATGCCGGGTACGTCGGATTTTGAGGGTGTTTTGTTCCAGTATATCCGGAAGGTGTTAACGGTAAAATTTTCTTACACACTTCGAAGGGTTCTTAATGCAACAGGAACGGTCTTACATACAAATTTAGGGAGAGCTCGTTTAAGTGAGGAGTCGATTTCCCATGTAGTCGCCACTGCTAAAAATTATAACAATCTTGAGTATCAAATTTCAGAGGGAAGAAGAGGATCGCGACATGATCATATTTCTACACTACTCTGTGAAATCACAGGGGCAGAAGCAGCGATGGTCGTCAATAATAATGCAGCAGCCGTATATCTCATTTTAACGGCCTTAGCCAAAAATAAAGAAGTGGTCGTGTCAAGAGGACAATTAGTAGAAATTGGAGGATCTTTCAGGGTTTCTTCAATCATGGAAGAAAGTGGAGCAAAATTAGTGGAAGTGGGGACAACCAATAAAACACATCTTCGCGATTTTGAACAGGCCATCACTGAAGAATGTGCGATGGTTATGAAGGTGCATACAAGTAATTTTGTCATCAAAGGCTTTACAGCAAAGGTAGATTCAAATCAATTGGCCAAGCTTTGTAAAAAGAAACAGGTACTATTTTACGAAGATTTAGGCAGTGGTTTGCTCTATGATTTACAATCACATGGAATCGGTAAGGAGCCAACCGTGATGGAAGTGCTTCAAACTGGGGTTGATGTTGTTTCATTCAGTGGTGACAAGCTTTTAGGTGGACCACAGGCAGGGATTATTATTGGGAAAAAAACCATCATTGACAGGCTGAAACATCACCAACTAGCTCGTGTTGTTCGGGTGGATAAAATGACATTAGCTGCATTAGAAGGAACTCTTATGCATTATGTCAAAGGCGAAATAAAGAAAATCCCTACTTTTAGAAGTTTGTTCATGAAACCAACCGAGTTATATGAAAGAAGTAGTCAATTTTTACAAAGATTAGCAGAAGAAAATATAACGGGAAGAGTCAAGGAAGAAATAAGTCAAGTAGGGGGAGGAACGATGCCGGATGTAGAAATCCCTACTTTTGTCCTTGCCCTTCAACATCCTCAAATATCCGCACAAGAATGGGAGAAAAACCTGAGAATGGGAGATCCAGCAGTGATCGTTCGAATTCAACGTGAAGAAGTGATCCTTGATTTACGCACGATTGAGGAAGGGGAAGAAGAGGAATTATTATTTAGATGTTTAGTCGAGACGGTTTGA